A region of Streptomyces sp. NBC_01750 DNA encodes the following proteins:
- a CDS encoding urease subunit alpha translates to MPELNRAVYTDLFGPTTGDRIRLADTDLVVEIEEDRSGGPGLAGDEAVFGGGKVIRESMGQSRTTRAEGAPDTVVTGVVIIDHWGIVKADIGIRDGRITGIGKAGNPDTMDGVHADLVIGPETEVIAGNGKIVTAGAIDAHVHFISPTLIDQALATGVTTLVGGGTGPAEGTKATTVTPGPWHLARMFEALDTLPVNIGLLGKGNTMSREAMHSQLRGGALGFKIHEDWGSTPAVIDACLSVCDESGAQLAIHTDTLNEAGFVGDTLAAIAGRTIHAYHTEGAGGGHAPDIITVVSEPYVLPSSTNPTRPHTVNTIEEHLDMLMVCHHLNPAVPEDLAFAESRIRPSTIAAEDFLHDLGAISIISSDSQAMGRIGEVVMRTWQTAHVMKKRRGALPGDGRADNHRARRYVAKYTINPAVAQGLDHEIGSVETGKLADLVLWEPAFFGVKPQLVIKGGQIAYAQMGDANASIPTPQPVLPRPMFGALGRAASVSSLNFVAEAAIEDGLPERLGLDKQFAVIKNTRRITKADMRENDALPRVEVDADTFTVTIDGDVVEPAPAVELPMAQRYFLF, encoded by the coding sequence ATGCCTGAGCTGAACCGCGCTGTCTACACCGATCTTTTCGGCCCCACCACCGGTGACCGCATCCGGCTCGCCGATACCGACCTGGTCGTCGAGATCGAGGAGGACCGTTCCGGGGGGCCCGGACTCGCCGGGGACGAGGCCGTGTTCGGCGGCGGCAAGGTGATCCGCGAGTCGATGGGCCAGTCCCGTACGACACGGGCCGAAGGCGCACCCGACACGGTCGTCACCGGTGTGGTCATCATCGACCACTGGGGCATCGTCAAGGCCGACATCGGCATCCGCGACGGCCGGATCACCGGCATCGGCAAGGCCGGCAACCCCGACACAATGGACGGCGTTCACGCCGATCTCGTCATCGGTCCCGAGACCGAAGTCATCGCCGGCAACGGGAAGATCGTCACCGCGGGCGCCATCGACGCGCACGTCCACTTCATCTCGCCGACCCTCATCGACCAGGCCCTGGCGACCGGTGTCACCACCCTCGTCGGCGGCGGCACCGGCCCGGCCGAGGGCACCAAGGCCACCACCGTCACCCCGGGTCCCTGGCACCTCGCCCGGATGTTCGAGGCACTGGACACCCTCCCCGTAAACATCGGACTGCTCGGCAAGGGCAACACGATGTCCCGCGAGGCCATGCACTCCCAACTGCGCGGCGGAGCGCTCGGATTCAAGATCCACGAGGACTGGGGGTCGACCCCCGCCGTCATCGACGCCTGTCTGAGCGTCTGTGACGAGAGCGGCGCCCAGCTCGCCATCCACACGGACACGCTGAACGAGGCGGGCTTCGTCGGGGACACGCTCGCCGCCATCGCCGGACGCACCATCCACGCGTACCACACCGAAGGCGCGGGCGGCGGGCACGCACCGGACATCATCACCGTGGTCTCCGAGCCGTACGTCCTGCCCAGCTCCACCAACCCGACCCGGCCGCACACCGTCAACACCATCGAGGAACACCTCGACATGCTGATGGTTTGCCACCACCTCAATCCGGCCGTCCCGGAGGACCTCGCCTTCGCCGAGTCCCGGATCCGGCCCTCCACCATCGCGGCCGAGGACTTCCTGCACGATCTCGGCGCCATCTCGATAATCTCCTCCGACTCGCAGGCCATGGGACGCATCGGCGAGGTGGTGATGCGGACCTGGCAGACCGCGCACGTCATGAAGAAGCGCCGCGGAGCACTGCCCGGCGACGGTCGCGCCGACAACCACCGGGCACGTCGCTATGTCGCCAAATACACGATCAACCCGGCGGTCGCTCAAGGCCTCGACCACGAGATCGGCTCGGTCGAGACGGGTAAACTGGCCGACCTGGTGCTCTGGGAGCCGGCCTTCTTCGGCGTCAAGCCGCAGCTCGTCATCAAGGGCGGCCAGATCGCGTACGCGCAGATGGGCGACGCCAACGCCTCCATTCCGACTCCGCAGCCGGTGCTGCCCCGGCCGATGTTCGGCGCGCTGGGCAGGGCGGCGTCGGTGAGCTCGCTCAACTTCGTCGCCGAGGCGGCGATCGAGGACGGACTGCCCGAACGCCTGGGCCTGGACAAGCAGTTCGCAGTGATCAAGAACACCCGGCGGATCACCAAGGCGGACATGCGGGAGAACGACGCGCTGCCCCGTGTCGAGGTCGACGCCGACACCTTCACGGTGACCATCGACGGCGATGTGGTCGAGCCCGCACCTGCGGTGGAACTGCCCATGGCCCAGCGCTACTTCCTCTTCTGA
- a CDS encoding urease subunit beta has translation MIPGEILFADGPIALNAGREVTRLAVVNAADRPVQVGSHYHFAEANPGLDFDRAAARGKRLNIAAGTAVRFEPGIPVDVELVPFTGARVVPGLRGETGGPLDA, from the coding sequence ATGATTCCCGGAGAGATCCTTTTCGCCGACGGCCCCATCGCCCTCAACGCGGGCCGCGAGGTCACCCGACTCGCTGTCGTCAACGCCGCCGACCGGCCCGTCCAGGTCGGCTCCCACTATCACTTCGCCGAGGCGAACCCCGGTCTGGACTTCGACCGCGCGGCCGCCCGCGGCAAGCGGCTGAACATCGCCGCAGGCACCGCCGTGCGCTTCGAGCCCGGCATCCCCGTCGACGTCGAACTCGTCCCGTTCACCGGTGCACGGGTCGTGCCGGGGCTGCGCGGCGAGACCGGAGGTCCCCTCGATGCCTGA
- a CDS encoding urease subunit gamma yields the protein MQLSPHEQERLLIHVAADVAEKRRARGVLLNHPESVALITAHILEGARDGRTVAELMASGRKVLTRADVMEGIPEMIHDVQVEATFPDGTKLVTVHDPIV from the coding sequence ATGCAACTCTCCCCGCACGAGCAGGAACGACTGCTCATTCATGTGGCTGCCGACGTGGCGGAGAAGCGTCGCGCGCGGGGGGTGCTGCTGAACCATCCCGAGTCCGTCGCGCTGATCACCGCTCACATACTCGAAGGCGCGAGGGACGGCCGTACCGTCGCCGAACTCATGGCCTCGGGACGCAAGGTGCTCACCCGTGCCGACGTCATGGAGGGCATCCCCGAGATGATCCACGACGTGCAGGTCGAGGCGACCTTCCCGGACGGCACCAAGCTCGTCACCGTCCATGACCCGATCGTCTGA
- a CDS encoding TetR/AcrR family transcriptional regulator, whose amino-acid sequence MARVSQEHLDARRRQILDGAARCFARNGFHATSMQDILREAGLSAGAVYRYFRSKEELIAAIADEAFSAIRGAFDEAARSTPPPTPDVLLGRVLRVMLEEQVPGGDRQAFARLIVQVWTETLRNEQLAATLDEGYVGMRQAWSKLVDAYRDSGLMAADVPADHVARTLIATAQGFIAQQALFGDVQVEVLEDGLRALMSMGDPEIS is encoded by the coding sequence ATGGCCCGCGTATCCCAGGAACACCTCGACGCCCGCCGCCGCCAGATCCTGGACGGCGCCGCCCGCTGCTTCGCCCGCAACGGCTTCCACGCCACGTCGATGCAGGACATCCTCCGTGAGGCAGGCCTGTCGGCCGGCGCGGTCTACCGGTACTTCCGCAGCAAGGAGGAGCTGATCGCGGCCATCGCCGATGAGGCGTTCAGCGCGATCCGCGGGGCCTTCGACGAGGCCGCCAGGAGCACCCCGCCGCCCACCCCCGACGTACTTCTCGGCCGTGTGCTGCGCGTCATGCTGGAGGAGCAGGTGCCCGGCGGCGACCGGCAGGCGTTTGCGCGGCTGATCGTGCAGGTGTGGACCGAGACCCTGCGAAACGAGCAGCTCGCCGCCACGCTGGACGAGGGGTATGTCGGCATGCGCCAGGCCTGGTCGAAGCTCGTGGACGCCTATCGCGACAGCGGCCTGATGGCCGCAGATGTACCCGCCGACCATGTGGCCCGCACCCTCATCGCCACCGCCCAGGGCTTCATCGCCCAGCAGGCGCTCTTCGGTGATGTGCAGGTCGAGGTCCTGGAGGACGGACTCCGGGCGCTGATGTCCATGGGAGATCCCGAGATCAGTTAA